In Nitrospira sp., one genomic interval encodes:
- the fabD gene encoding ACP S-malonyltransferase encodes MTTAGIGFLFPGQGSQSVGMGRGLYDASRAVRAVYEEASVVLGYDVAQLCFEGPAERLNLTENTQPALLVSSAAALKALEPSGVRPITVAGHSLGEYSAVYAAGGLSFRDVVALVQKRGRYMAEAVPPGTGLVAALLGLSAEVVKTVCQDAASVGVVAAANFNSPGQVVIAGEKAAVERAIEIAKDKGCKKAIPLPVSVPVHTPLMQGAADRLAAEFGGVTWRDLTVPLVNNAEAVALQRADEIRASLVRQLPSSVRWEESVQAMVRLGVTTFVEVGPGTVLTGLVKRIVPTATTLNVHDPKSLETTCAALGAPSGV; translated from the coding sequence ATGACGACGGCAGGCATAGGATTTCTCTTTCCCGGTCAGGGATCCCAATCGGTCGGGATGGGGCGGGGATTGTACGATGCGTCTCGTGCGGTGCGGGCGGTTTACGAAGAAGCCTCCGTGGTCCTTGGATACGATGTCGCGCAACTCTGTTTCGAGGGGCCGGCAGAGCGACTGAATCTAACTGAAAATACGCAGCCGGCCTTGCTGGTCAGCAGTGCGGCGGCGCTCAAAGCCTTGGAGCCGTCCGGGGTGCGGCCCATCACAGTGGCCGGTCACAGTTTGGGCGAATACTCGGCGGTCTATGCGGCGGGTGGATTGTCGTTCCGCGATGTCGTGGCGCTGGTGCAGAAGCGGGGGCGATATATGGCCGAAGCCGTGCCGCCCGGAACCGGACTGGTTGCCGCCCTGCTGGGCCTTTCCGCCGAAGTGGTCAAAACGGTGTGCCAGGATGCGGCCTCTGTGGGGGTTGTTGCGGCGGCGAACTTCAATTCTCCCGGGCAGGTGGTGATTGCCGGCGAAAAGGCTGCCGTCGAGCGGGCGATCGAGATCGCCAAGGACAAGGGCTGTAAAAAGGCCATTCCCTTGCCGGTCAGTGTGCCCGTCCATACGCCGCTCATGCAGGGCGCGGCGGATCGATTAGCGGCGGAATTCGGCGGGGTGACTTGGCGGGATTTGACCGTGCCGTTGGTGAACAATGCCGAGGCCGTCGCGCTGCAACGCGCCGACGAGATCAGGGCTTCGTTGGTTCGGCAATTGCCGTCATCGGTTCGATGGGAAGAGTCGGTGCAGGCGATGGTGCGGTTGGGCGTCACGACATTCGTGGAAGTGGGACCAGGGACGGTGTTGACCGGGCTGGTGAAGCGCATCGTCCCCACGGCGACCACGTTGAACGTGCACGATCCCAAGTCATTAGAGACCACGTGCGCGGCCTTGGGTGCACCGAGTGGCGTGTAA
- a CDS encoding ketoacyl-ACP synthase III, whose product MRRARITGTGSYVPERVMTNAELEQLVATSDEWIRERTGIRERRIAAKGQACSDLGLIAAERALKAAGLSAGDLDMILLATCTGDLPLPSTACLLQHRLDARRAAACDLSAACCGFVYALGVADAYVRTGMRHVLVVGSEVMSAITDWTDRNTCILFGDGAGAAVVSAEEGERGVLSTHLHSDGSLCDLIVVPGCGTRIPPSEQVLTERAQYIKMKGNETFKVAVRTLEEVARETLAAHQLSVDDLDLYVPHQANLRIIKAVTERLGLPLDKVVLNMDRYGNTSAASIPIALDEAVRDGRVQNGQLVMLGAFGAGLTWASALIRW is encoded by the coding sequence GTGAGGCGGGCACGCATTACCGGGACCGGATCCTACGTTCCCGAGCGGGTGATGACCAATGCCGAGCTGGAGCAACTGGTTGCAACCTCCGATGAGTGGATCCGTGAGCGCACGGGGATTCGCGAACGGCGCATTGCGGCCAAGGGGCAGGCCTGTTCGGATTTGGGGCTAATTGCGGCGGAACGCGCATTAAAAGCGGCGGGTCTGTCGGCCGGTGATCTCGACATGATCCTCCTGGCGACCTGTACGGGAGATCTGCCGCTGCCCTCGACGGCCTGTTTGCTGCAACATCGATTGGATGCGAGACGCGCGGCAGCGTGCGACCTCTCGGCAGCCTGCTGCGGTTTCGTGTATGCGCTGGGAGTGGCCGACGCCTATGTGCGGACCGGCATGCGCCATGTCTTAGTGGTGGGCTCTGAGGTAATGTCCGCGATCACCGATTGGACGGATCGTAACACCTGTATTCTCTTCGGGGACGGCGCCGGGGCCGCCGTGGTGAGCGCAGAGGAGGGTGAGCGCGGCGTGTTGTCCACCCATCTGCATTCGGACGGCAGCCTCTGCGACCTGATCGTGGTGCCGGGTTGTGGGACCAGGATTCCGCCGTCGGAGCAGGTGCTCACTGAGCGCGCGCAGTACATCAAAATGAAGGGCAATGAAACCTTCAAGGTGGCGGTGCGCACCTTGGAGGAAGTGGCGCGCGAGACGCTGGCGGCCCATCAGCTCTCGGTCGACGATCTGGACCTCTACGTTCCCCACCAGGCGAATCTGCGGATCATCAAGGCCGTGACCGAGCGCCTGGGCCTACCGCTGGACAAGGTCGTGCTGAACATGGATCGTTATGGTAACACCTCGGCGGCGTCGATTCCCATTGCCCTGGATGAAGCAGTGCGGGATGGGCGTGTTCAGAATGGGCAGTTGGTGATGCTGGGCGCGTTCGGGGCCGGGTTGACCTGGGCGTCGGCCCTCATTCGCTGGTGA
- the plsX gene encoding phosphate acyltransferase PlsX gives MKIAVDAMGGDHGPAPVIEGAMQAAQELGVGIILVGKEDELTAACRKLNCSDPRITIRHAPQVVEMHESPATVARKKRDSSIWVATELVKAGQADAVVSPGNTGASMVAAFFVLGLTKGVERPAIATMLPTLTGSAVMLDVGANVDCSAQHLEQFALMGNEFAKHLYAKPNPRVGLLSIGEEDTKGNEVTKEAFKLLKASPLNFIGNIEGRDVYSGSADVVVCDGFIGNVALKISEGVAEVIKKLLMKELSGSWLGRLAYPLIARPLLNLKRKIDYAEFGGAPLLGVNGTTMICHGRSSAKAIKNAIRRAKGLAETRLDELIQRDIEESLARHRDERAEGMQA, from the coding sequence ATGAAAATTGCCGTCGATGCGATGGGCGGAGACCATGGGCCGGCCCCGGTCATTGAAGGCGCCATGCAGGCGGCGCAGGAATTGGGAGTCGGCATCATTCTCGTCGGCAAAGAGGATGAACTGACTGCCGCCTGCCGCAAGCTCAACTGTTCGGACCCGCGCATCACGATCCGCCATGCGCCGCAGGTGGTGGAAATGCATGAGTCGCCCGCTACGGTGGCGCGAAAGAAACGAGATTCTTCCATTTGGGTTGCCACAGAACTGGTGAAGGCGGGGCAGGCCGATGCGGTCGTCAGTCCTGGGAATACGGGCGCGAGCATGGTCGCGGCGTTTTTTGTCTTGGGTCTGACCAAGGGGGTGGAGCGTCCCGCCATTGCGACGATGTTGCCGACCCTCACCGGCAGTGCCGTCATGCTGGACGTCGGCGCCAACGTCGACTGCTCGGCGCAGCACCTTGAACAGTTTGCGCTGATGGGGAACGAGTTCGCCAAGCACCTGTACGCCAAGCCGAATCCGCGAGTCGGCCTCTTGAGCATCGGCGAGGAGGACACGAAAGGCAACGAGGTAACCAAGGAAGCGTTTAAGTTGCTGAAAGCGAGCCCGCTCAATTTCATCGGCAACATCGAAGGACGCGACGTTTATAGCGGCAGTGCCGATGTCGTGGTCTGCGACGGCTTCATCGGGAACGTCGCGCTGAAGATTTCCGAAGGCGTGGCCGAGGTGATCAAGAAGTTGCTGATGAAGGAGCTGTCAGGCTCATGGTTGGGACGGCTGGCCTATCCGCTCATTGCTCGGCCGCTGCTGAATCTCAAACGCAAAATCGACTACGCTGAATTCGGCGGCGCACCGTTGCTCGGTGTGAATGGGACGACCATGATCTGCCACGGACGCTCCTCGGCCAAGGCGATCAAGAATGCCATCCGCCGCGCCAAGGGGTTGGCGGAGACTCGCCTGGACGAATTGATTCAACGTGACATCGAAGAGAGCCTGGCGCGGCATCGGGATGAGCGCGCGGAGGGGATGCAGGCGTGA
- the rpmF gene encoding 50S ribosomal protein L32: protein MANPKHKHSRSRRDMRRTAKTRLVPPGFSVCPQCHELKLPHYTCLNCGTYKGKAVIVVEES, encoded by the coding sequence ATGGCAAATCCGAAACATAAACATTCACGGTCCCGTCGGGATATGCGGCGGACGGCGAAAACCAGGCTGGTTCCGCCGGGCTTCTCGGTCTGTCCCCAGTGTCACGAACTGAAGCTGCCGCACTACACCTGCCTGAATTGCGGGACATACAAGGGCAAGGCCGTCATCGTCGTCGAAGAATCCTGA
- a CDS encoding DUF177 domain-containing protein — translation MDRLRPAIVDITPEGLTLDCTATGLQLDLQESEEKFRGLLAIHLEVVQADGPIIVTGTVEGTALRQCVRCLAEYADPLFVSVYAEFLKKQPLAVAKPAAQGQGRRGSRRGPQPAQPVEESEDEDELYHYQGEHLDLVPMLREQIILAAPMQPLCQENCLGLCPRCGQNLNERRCGCPPEQGPSPFRVVRERRKDSGTA, via the coding sequence ATGGATAGGCTCAGGCCTGCGATTGTCGACATCACACCGGAAGGTCTCACGCTCGACTGCACCGCGACCGGACTGCAGCTGGATTTGCAGGAATCAGAGGAAAAGTTTCGAGGCCTGCTCGCGATTCATCTAGAGGTCGTTCAGGCGGACGGTCCCATCATTGTGACCGGCACGGTAGAGGGGACGGCTCTCCGGCAATGTGTGCGTTGTCTGGCTGAGTATGCCGATCCGCTGTTCGTGTCCGTCTATGCGGAATTCCTCAAAAAACAACCGCTTGCGGTCGCCAAACCTGCGGCTCAGGGGCAGGGGCGACGAGGGAGCAGGCGAGGCCCTCAACCGGCGCAGCCGGTCGAAGAGTCGGAAGATGAGGACGAGCTGTATCACTACCAAGGCGAGCACCTCGATCTCGTGCCGATGTTGCGAGAGCAGATCATTCTGGCTGCGCCGATGCAGCCGCTCTGTCAGGAAAACTGTTTGGGGCTCTGTCCACGGTGCGGGCAGAATCTCAATGAGCGTCGTTGCGGCTGCCCCCCTGAGCAGGGGCCGAGCCCGTTTCGTGTTGTGCGGGAGCGCCGGAAAGACAGCGGCACGGCGTAG
- a CDS encoding 30S ribosomal protein S18, whose product MERAERSGGGGRFFQRRKPCRFCVDKAPIDFKDVGLLRNFLTERGRIVPRRISGNCLQHQRVLTMAVKRARHIALVSFAEER is encoded by the coding sequence ATGGAACGAGCAGAACGAAGTGGCGGGGGCGGGCGGTTTTTTCAGCGCCGAAAACCTTGCCGGTTTTGTGTGGACAAGGCGCCGATCGACTTCAAAGATGTCGGTTTGTTGCGGAATTTTCTGACGGAGCGCGGACGGATCGTGCCGCGTCGCATTTCAGGGAATTGTCTGCAACATCAGCGCGTCCTGACAATGGCTGTGAAGCGGGCCCGCCATATCGCCTTGGTCAGCTTTGCGGAAGAGCGATAG
- a CDS encoding single-stranded DNA-binding protein, which yields MAGFNKVILIGNLTRNPELRYTPSGTPVASFGLATSRRFKQGDDLKEEVCFIDIVVFGKQAEHCGQYLSKGNGVIVDGRLQQRRWETEDGQKRSKHEVVAQSVTFLPKRGEAGGDSAAPHEEHSYDDEQY from the coding sequence TTGGCGGGGTTCAATAAAGTCATCCTCATCGGGAACCTGACCCGCAACCCTGAGCTGCGGTACACGCCCAGCGGCACGCCGGTCGCAAGTTTCGGCCTGGCGACCAGCCGTCGCTTTAAGCAGGGTGATGATCTCAAGGAAGAGGTCTGCTTTATCGACATCGTCGTGTTCGGCAAACAGGCGGAACATTGCGGGCAGTATCTCAGCAAGGGCAATGGGGTCATTGTCGACGGACGTCTTCAACAGCGTCGGTGGGAGACCGAAGACGGCCAGAAACGCAGTAAGCACGAAGTGGTGGCGCAGAGCGTGACCTTTCTCCCCAAACGAGGCGAGGCCGGAGGGGACAGCGCGGCTCCGCACGAGGAACATTCGTACGACGACGAACAGTATTAG
- the rpsF gene encoding 30S ribosomal protein S6, which produces MELYESLFIIRPSLSDEDTSALIEKMKGVVTKNGASLQRAENWGRKKLAYEIKRERKGTYVYFYFQGAGTVVGELERAYRLEDSIIKFLTVRLEQEPAPPRGASVTAPQGATVGGVQ; this is translated from the coding sequence ATGGAGCTCTACGAGTCTCTGTTCATTATTCGTCCGTCCCTCAGCGACGAAGACACGTCCGCGCTGATTGAAAAAATGAAAGGCGTCGTCACGAAGAACGGCGCATCGCTCCAACGGGCCGAGAATTGGGGCCGGAAAAAGTTGGCGTACGAAATCAAGCGCGAGCGGAAGGGGACCTACGTCTACTTCTACTTTCAAGGAGCCGGTACGGTGGTCGGTGAACTGGAGCGCGCGTACCGCTTGGAAGATTCGATCATCAAGTTTCTCACGGTTCGGTTGGAGCAGGAACCGGCTCCGCCGCGAGGAGCGTCGGTGACGGCGCCACAAGGAGCGACCGTTGGCGGGGTTCAATAA
- a CDS encoding porin family protein, with product MILTGLAHGEGTMVWNHFVFIVLVAGMGLALTVLPSETSAEWYVAGQFGANFADPLRNVRGTGSLAGLDSPNYNLKTSPAFGGKVGVYPNHGLFGLELDVSHSAPHIKNLDDIPGIHLTVTGIGAHVVVRYPGMTWQPYIGGGPALLVARLGRSTTTERDTQVSVGGDVLAGIRAFVAPKVALFTEYKYTDSTLRFGGAFGPVGGFDATYRAHQLFVGLSYHF from the coding sequence ATGATCTTGACAGGCCTCGCCCATGGAGAGGGAACCATGGTGTGGAATCATTTCGTCTTCATTGTCCTGGTCGCGGGGATGGGCCTGGCGCTCACGGTTCTCCCTTCGGAGACAAGCGCCGAATGGTACGTCGCCGGTCAGTTCGGCGCGAACTTCGCCGATCCCCTTCGCAATGTCAGGGGGACCGGCAGCCTCGCGGGCTTGGATTCCCCCAATTACAATCTCAAAACCAGTCCGGCATTCGGTGGAAAGGTCGGGGTGTATCCCAACCACGGGCTGTTCGGACTCGAGCTCGATGTGTCACACAGTGCCCCGCACATCAAGAACCTCGATGACATACCCGGCATCCATCTGACGGTGACAGGAATCGGTGCGCATGTGGTCGTGCGTTATCCTGGGATGACCTGGCAGCCCTATATCGGCGGCGGTCCGGCGCTTCTCGTGGCACGACTCGGTCGGTCTACCACCACTGAGCGTGACACACAAGTTTCGGTCGGGGGGGACGTGCTCGCGGGCATTCGCGCATTTGTCGCACCGAAGGTGGCGTTGTTCACGGAGTACAAGTACACCGACTCCACCTTGCGGTTCGGCGGCGCATTCGGGCCGGTGGGGGGATTTGATGCCACCTATCGCGCGCATCAACTGTTTGTGGGCCTGTCGTATCACTTTTAA
- a CDS encoding aminoacyl-tRNA hydrolase encodes MHLIVGLGNPGPQYAATRHNIGCWVVERAAARWSIRLIRKGAAQRGSGRAGSKLVELAGMLDWMNVTGPPLKGLLRELGLTPEALVVVHDDLDMEPGRLRIRQGGGSGGHNGIKSIVEALGTPQFVRVKIGIGRPAPRQDSADYVLEPVSANEMAVYEPCLARAVDALELLVNRDVATAMNQFNVRDKPEGGPKPNEPCQ; translated from the coding sequence TTGCACCTCATCGTCGGTTTGGGCAACCCCGGCCCTCAGTATGCGGCGACCCGCCACAACATCGGGTGTTGGGTCGTCGAACGGGCGGCGGCGCGTTGGTCGATTCGCCTCATCAGGAAGGGCGCGGCCCAGCGAGGCTCGGGTCGCGCCGGTTCCAAACTGGTCGAGCTTGCCGGAATGCTCGATTGGATGAATGTCACCGGTCCTCCCCTGAAAGGCCTCCTTCGCGAACTTGGCTTGACGCCCGAGGCGCTGGTCGTCGTGCATGACGACCTCGACATGGAGCCCGGCCGGCTTCGGATCAGGCAGGGTGGCGGGAGCGGCGGCCACAACGGCATTAAATCCATTGTCGAGGCCCTGGGTACGCCGCAGTTCGTACGCGTCAAGATCGGCATCGGCCGTCCGGCGCCTCGGCAGGACTCGGCGGATTACGTGCTGGAGCCGGTTTCCGCGAACGAAATGGCTGTGTACGAACCCTGTTTGGCTCGGGCCGTCGATGCGCTGGAATTGCTCGTGAATCGGGATGTTGCCACCGCGATGAATCAGTTCAATGTGCGGGACAAGCCGGAAGGCGGGCCGAAGCCGAATGAGCCATGTCAGTGA
- a CDS encoding 50S ribosomal protein L25, with product MKFDLTVESRQGGGKGPARQLRRAGRVPAVLYGQGECLLLSVKPEELVKIIRSQAGSTALISITIDGAAGKAKRTALLREYQVDPILGKVLHADFFEVSMDKPIRVKVPVHLTGGQPLGLKEGGVLHHVLRELHVECLPSALPDFIEVDASQLQINQGIHLKDVKQAEGVRFLDDPDHMIVSVAAPITDAKLEALLTAGAPGAEGAKEPEVAAKGKAAAEGTAEAGKAGEAKAGAAAKGAEKKEPEKKK from the coding sequence ATGAAATTCGATTTGACGGTTGAGAGCAGACAAGGTGGAGGCAAGGGACCCGCGCGTCAGCTGCGACGAGCCGGCAGGGTTCCCGCGGTGCTGTATGGGCAAGGAGAGTGTCTCCTGCTCTCGGTCAAGCCTGAGGAATTGGTGAAGATCATCCGGTCGCAGGCTGGGTCCACGGCGTTGATCAGCATTACCATCGACGGAGCCGCCGGCAAGGCCAAACGTACGGCGCTGTTGCGGGAATATCAAGTAGATCCGATCCTCGGCAAGGTGTTACACGCGGACTTCTTCGAGGTGTCGATGGACAAGCCCATCCGGGTGAAGGTCCCCGTGCACCTGACCGGTGGGCAACCGCTCGGACTGAAAGAAGGCGGCGTCTTGCACCACGTATTGCGCGAGCTGCATGTCGAGTGTTTGCCGTCTGCGCTGCCGGATTTCATCGAGGTCGACGCGTCGCAATTGCAAATCAATCAAGGCATCCATCTCAAGGATGTCAAGCAGGCCGAAGGGGTTCGCTTCCTGGATGACCCTGATCATATGATCGTGAGCGTTGCCGCCCCGATCACCGATGCGAAGCTCGAAGCCTTGCTGACGGCCGGTGCTCCCGGTGCCGAAGGCGCCAAGGAACCGGAGGTTGCGGCTAAGGGCAAGGCGGCGGCGGAGGGCACGGCCGAGGCGGGCAAAGCCGGTGAAGCCAAGGCCGGGGCCGCGGCCAAGGGTGCTGAGAAGAAAGAGCCGGAAAAGAAGAAGTAG
- a CDS encoding ribose-phosphate pyrophosphokinase has translation MNRELKLFSGSANPALAQAICSYLGRPMGAATVSSFSDGEIRIRVEENVRGADVFVVQSCCSPVNDSIMEMLIMIDALKRSSANRITAVIPYFGYARQDRKDQPRVPISAKLVADIITTAGADRVLTMDLHASQIQGFFNIPVDNLYALPVLMDYITKRRISDLVVVSPDAGGVERARAFAKRLQANLAIIDKRREGPNQAQVMNIIGDVQGKSALLLDDMIDTAGTIVQGAQACFEKGAREVWAGCTHGVLSGPALERLQQSCLVEVLITDSIPLRGKEQKCPKIKVLSVAPLLGEAIRRIHEDESVSSLFV, from the coding sequence ATGAACAGGGAACTCAAGCTCTTCTCGGGCAGCGCCAATCCTGCGCTTGCGCAGGCTATCTGCAGTTATCTCGGACGGCCTATGGGGGCGGCGACCGTTTCCTCGTTCAGCGACGGCGAGATCCGCATCCGCGTCGAAGAGAACGTGCGCGGAGCCGATGTGTTTGTCGTTCAGTCCTGCTGCTCACCGGTCAACGACTCGATCATGGAAATGCTGATCATGATCGATGCGTTGAAACGCTCTTCGGCTAACCGCATCACGGCGGTGATTCCGTATTTCGGCTATGCCCGGCAGGATCGCAAGGATCAACCGCGCGTGCCGATCTCGGCCAAGTTGGTGGCGGACATCATTACGACCGCCGGCGCGGACCGAGTGCTGACCATGGACCTCCATGCCAGCCAGATCCAAGGTTTCTTCAATATTCCCGTGGATAACCTCTATGCCTTGCCCGTCTTGATGGATTACATCACAAAACGCCGGATCAGTGATCTGGTCGTGGTCTCACCGGATGCCGGGGGAGTGGAGCGAGCCAGGGCGTTTGCCAAACGGTTGCAGGCCAATCTGGCCATCATCGACAAACGTCGGGAAGGGCCGAATCAAGCGCAGGTGATGAACATTATCGGGGATGTACAAGGCAAGAGCGCCCTCCTGCTGGACGACATGATCGATACGGCGGGGACCATCGTGCAGGGCGCGCAGGCCTGTTTTGAAAAGGGGGCGCGCGAGGTCTGGGCGGGATGTACGCATGGGGTGCTGTCGGGGCCGGCGTTGGAGCGCCTCCAACAATCCTGCCTTGTGGAAGTGTTGATCACCGATTCCATTCCGTTGCGTGGGAAAGAGCAGAAGTGTCCGAAGATCAAGGTGCTGTCGGTGGCGCCTCTCCTAGGGGAAGCCATCAGGCGCATTCATGAAGATGAATCGGTGAGTTCGTTATTCGTGTAG
- a CDS encoding 4-(cytidine 5'-diphospho)-2-C-methyl-D-erythritol kinase, whose protein sequence is MNGTSLRVLTPAKVNLILRVLERRSDGFHDIWSLMQTVGLEDELRLTVTPDRPVRIDLRCDHAQLASDQSNLVYRAAQLVLERAGQSAEVSITLTKRIPLGAGLGGGSSDAAATILGLAKLLGLSWSGEQMAAIGQRLGSDVPFFFVAPTACVTGRGEHVRPVRLLGRRWITLVNPGFPVETKWAYQQLVSTRAAVRPLSGAHRHLDVQSEMDWSEVTQAAENDFETPVFARHPVLADIKRRLLDAGAEVALLSGSGATMFGVFREQTVAERAAALFVEEGQMKAVAVPTAGAPVLSPA, encoded by the coding sequence GTGAACGGTACCAGTTTACGTGTTCTGACCCCCGCCAAAGTCAATTTGATCCTTCGGGTACTGGAGCGTCGCTCCGACGGATTCCACGACATTTGGTCGTTGATGCAGACGGTCGGGCTTGAGGATGAATTGCGTCTCACCGTTACGCCTGACCGACCAGTCCGAATCGACCTGCGCTGTGATCATGCCCAACTGGCATCCGACCAGAGCAATCTGGTGTATCGGGCGGCGCAATTGGTATTGGAACGGGCCGGGCAGTCGGCGGAGGTGTCGATCACGCTGACGAAACGGATACCCCTCGGCGCGGGGCTGGGAGGCGGTAGCAGTGATGCCGCCGCCACGATCTTGGGACTGGCCAAGCTGCTGGGGCTTAGTTGGTCGGGCGAGCAGATGGCCGCGATCGGCCAACGGCTGGGCAGCGATGTTCCATTCTTTTTCGTGGCGCCGACCGCCTGCGTGACCGGGCGGGGCGAGCATGTGCGCCCCGTGCGGCTGCTCGGCCGACGCTGGATCACCTTGGTCAACCCAGGCTTTCCGGTCGAGACCAAGTGGGCCTACCAACAACTGGTGTCGACCCGCGCCGCCGTGCGCCCGCTGTCAGGGGCCCATCGGCATCTGGACGTTCAATCGGAGATGGACTGGAGCGAGGTTACGCAAGCTGCAGAAAACGATTTTGAAACGCCGGTCTTTGCTCGCCACCCGGTATTGGCCGACATCAAACGCCGACTGCTCGATGCCGGCGCCGAGGTGGCGCTCCTGTCTGGAAGCGGCGCGACCATGTTCGGCGTCTTCCGCGAGCAGACTGTGGCGGAGAGGGCTGCGGCCTTGTTCGTAGAGGAAGGGCAAATGAAAGCCGTTGCGGTCCCAACCGCGGGTGCGCCGGTTCTTTCGCCGGCCTGA
- a CDS encoding sigma-54-dependent Fis family transcriptional regulator codes for MEKILVVDDEQGLRDVLSIMLKRAGYAVTTASDGDEAIAQVQKEIFDLVITDLRMPRVGGLEVLKAVKAASPETVVLMITAFASADSAVEAMKQGAYDYLTKPFQVDEVQLIVRNAIERRRLSTENMLLKRELASQSSFSQIIGQSEPMQRVYDIIKKVADSKSNVLIGGESGTGKELVARAIHYNSVRSSMPFVTVNCSAVPETLLESELFGHMKGSFTGAISNKAGLFEVANGGTIFLDEIGDTTLPIQVKLLRVIQEREFRRVGGTQDMKVDVRIIAATNRDLEKAVAEGSFREDLYYRLDVIPIKLPPLRMRTSDIPLLTQHFLEKFAKESGKPVPTMNQEAMRVLLAHEWRGNVRELENVIERVVAFTTGSSVTEADIRGWLHKSVSTQQVLPSDLPEDGLDLERLIDSIEKDLLLKALERSQWVKKRAARLLRLNTRSFRYRLEKYEIKGGRD; via the coding sequence GTGGAAAAGATTCTAGTCGTCGATGATGAGCAGGGGTTACGGGACGTCTTGAGCATCATGCTGAAGCGCGCGGGGTATGCTGTGACGACCGCCTCCGACGGCGACGAGGCGATCGCCCAGGTTCAGAAGGAAATCTTCGACCTCGTGATCACGGACCTCCGGATGCCGAGGGTGGGTGGGTTAGAGGTGCTCAAGGCTGTGAAGGCCGCTTCTCCGGAGACGGTGGTGCTGATGATCACCGCCTTCGCGTCGGCGGACTCGGCGGTCGAAGCCATGAAGCAGGGGGCCTACGATTACCTGACCAAGCCGTTTCAGGTCGACGAGGTGCAACTGATCGTTCGCAATGCGATCGAGCGTCGACGGTTGTCGACGGAGAATATGTTGCTCAAGCGGGAACTGGCGAGCCAATCGTCGTTCTCTCAAATCATCGGGCAAAGCGAGCCGATGCAGCGGGTCTATGACATCATCAAGAAGGTGGCCGACTCCAAAAGCAACGTGCTCATCGGGGGGGAGAGCGGAACGGGAAAGGAATTGGTGGCTCGTGCCATCCACTACAACAGCGTGCGCTCGTCCATGCCCTTTGTGACCGTCAATTGCAGCGCCGTCCCCGAAACATTGCTGGAGAGCGAGTTGTTCGGCCACATGAAGGGGTCGTTCACCGGAGCCATTTCCAACAAAGCCGGGCTCTTCGAGGTCGCCAACGGCGGCACCATCTTCCTCGATGAAATCGGCGATACGACGCTTCCGATCCAAGTGAAGTTGCTGCGCGTGATTCAGGAGCGCGAATTCCGGCGCGTCGGAGGCACGCAGGATATGAAGGTTGACGTGCGGATCATCGCGGCGACCAACCGGGATTTGGAGAAGGCCGTGGCCGAAGGGTCCTTTCGGGAAGACCTCTATTACCGATTGGATGTCATTCCCATTAAGCTCCCCCCGCTGCGCATGCGCACCAGCGACATCCCTCTCCTGACCCAACATTTCTTGGAGAAATTTGCCAAGGAAAGTGGTAAACCAGTGCCGACGATGAACCAGGAGGCCATGCGCGTGCTGTTGGCGCATGAATGGCGAGGCAACGTTCGTGAATTGGAGAACGTGATCGAACGCGTCGTGGCCTTCACGACGGGATCGTCGGTGACGGAAGCGGATATTCGAGGCTGGCTCCATAAATCGGTCAGTACCCAGCAAGTCCTGCCTTCGGATTTGCCGGAGGATGGTTTGGACCTGGAGCGGCTCATTGATTCGATCGAGAAAGACTTGCTCTTGAAAGCACTCGAACGCAGCCAGTGGGTGAAGAAGCGGGCTGCGCGACTCCTGCGCTTGAATACCCGCTCATTCCGATACCGCCTCGAGAAATACGAGATCAAAGGAGGCCGGGATTAG